A genomic region of Cannabis sativa cultivar Pink pepper isolate KNU-18-1 chromosome 1, ASM2916894v1, whole genome shotgun sequence contains the following coding sequences:
- the LOC115706566 gene encoding serine acetyltransferase 5 produces the protein MPAGDIRHSTQLPSPATTMTDINEDEGWVWTQIKAEARRDAESEPALASYLYSTILSHSSLERSLSFHLGNKLCSSTLLSTLLYDLFLNAFSDPSLRSAVVADLRAARQRDPACVSFSHCLLNYKGFLACQAHRVSHRLWSQSRRPLALALHSRIAEVFAVDIHPAAKIGKGILFDHATGVVVGETAVIGNNVSILHHVTLGGTGKMGGDRHPKIGDGVLIGAGATVLGNIHIGEGSKIGAGSVVLIDVPERTTAVGNPARLVGGKERPFRHEDVPGESMDHTSFISEWSDYII, from the exons ATGCCGGCCGGCGATATACGACACTCAACGCAGTTACCTTCTCCGGCGACTACGATGACTGATATTAACGAGGACGAGGGATGGGTGTGGACTCAGATCAAGGCAGAGGCGCGGCGCGATGCAGAGTCAGAGCCGGCGCTGGCGAGCTACCTTTACTCGACAATTCTCTCCCACTCGTCACTAGAGCGATCTCTCTCGTTTCACCTCGGGAATAAGCTCTGCTCCTCCACTCTCCTCTCTACCCTCCTCTACGATCTCTTCCTCAACGCCTTCTCCGACCCATCTCTCCGCTCCGCCGTAGTTGCCGACCTACGCGCTGCCCGTCAGCGAGACCCCGCTTGCGTCTCCTTCTCTCACTGTCTCCTCAATTACAAGGGTTTCTTGGCTTGTCAG GCTCATCGAGTGTCACATAGGCTATGGAGCCAATCGAGGAGGCCATTGGCTCTGGCGCTTCATTCTCGGATAGCCGAGGTTTTCGCGGTGGACATACACCCGGCGGCGAAGATCGGAAAAGGGATTCTGTTCGACCACGCGACGGGAGTGGTGGTAGGGGAGACGGCAGTGATCGGCAACAACGTCTCAATTCTCCACCACGTCACTCTCGGAGGGACTGGGAAAATGGGTGGTGACAGACACCCCAAGATTGGTGACGGAGTCTTGATCGGCGCCGGTGCCACCGTGTTGGGGAACATTCATATCGGTGAAGGGTCAAAGATCGGGGCAGGGTCGGTGGTGCTGATCGATGTGCCGGAGAGGACGACGGCGGTGGGGAATCCGGCGAGGCTGGTTGGAGGAAAAGAACGACCTTTTAGGCATGAGGATGTGCCTGGAGAGTCCATGGACCATACCTCCTTCATCTCTGAATGGTCTGACTATATTATctaa
- the LOC115705661 gene encoding protein EFFECTOR OF TRANSCRIPTION 2 has translation MVAGDPGVVVSRLKREDCKHTKHDRHFSRWEILVGPSDWEDHSLGKEGAERYRVHNLPKNSGPGVYELGIAVSRTGFGREIGKLIPERIVVVYLGQADSVRTRLQRYGRSGAHLGNSYSSGFSIDSKEALQKGPGLFEEILLSGYPIVFRWAPMPSKSDAIRIETQLLNTFDYAWNTSINGSRRPNDILQKLKKISSSTTHFYDSVLKLVPFSQKQVGIRIEARKSPSTEGKFNPRVDEESHNFLSRVFKFRRSQPKLVLDRSTIPPEDRTTICGVVLGHDSICRRPPVEGRKRCADHKGMRVKGTVKVEISNSNEDSKGVSQVTVNYLTSESFTPTCGFILADGSPCKSQPIKGNKRCIEHKGRRIRKPNFVLVQNEKIDHLLQSVVS, from the exons ATGGTCGCCGGAGATCCCGGCGTTGTCGTCTCCAGGCTGAAGAGAGAAGACTGTAAGCACACCAAACACGACCGCCACTTTTCAAGATGGGAG ATTCTGGTTGGCCCATCTgattgggaagaccattctctGGGAAAGGAAGGAGCAGAAAGGTACAGGGTTCATAATCTCCCAAAAAATTCAGGTCCAGGAGTATATGAACTTGGCATTGCTGTATCTCGAACTGGTTTCGGCCGTGAAATAGGCAAGCTTATACCAGAACGGATAGTTGTCGTTTACCTTGGACAAGCTGATAGTGTGAGGACTCGACTTCAGCGGTATGGCCGGAGTGGTGCTCATCTGGGCAATAGCTACTCCTCTGGTTTCTCAATTGACTCTAAAGAGGCTCTTCAGAAGGGACCTGGATTGTTTGAGGAGATTCTGTTAAGCGGCTATCCAATTGTCTTTAGATGGGCACCT ATGCCGAGCAAAAGTGACGCAATAAGAATAGAAACTCAACTGCTTAACACATTTGATTATGCATGGAACACAAGCATTAATGGCTCACGGCGCCCCAATGATATCCTTCAAAAGTTAAAGAAAATTTCTTCATCTACCACCCACTTTTATGATAGTGTACTTAAGCTTGTACCTTTCAGTCAAAAGCAAGTAGGTATAAGAATCGAAGCAAGAAAATCGCCTTCAACAGAGGGCAAATTCAATCCTCGTGTCGATGAAGAGAGCCACAATTTCCTTTCTCGAGTTTTCAAGTTTAGAAGGTCCCAGCCCAAGTTGGTTTTGGATAGAAGTACCATTCCTCCAGAGGACAGGACCACCATTTGTGGTGTAGTTTTGGGTCATGATTCCATTTGTAGAAGGCCACCAGTCGAAGGAAGGAAAAGATGTGCTGATCACAAAGGGATGAGGGTTAAAGGGACAGTTAAGGTTGAGATATCGAATAGCAATGAGGACTCAAAAGGGGTGTCACAGGTTACGGTCAACTATCTTACCAGTGAGAGCTTCACTCCTACTTGTGGATTCATCTTAGCTGATGGCTCTCCTTGCAAAAGTCAGCCAATTAAAGGAAACAAAAGGTGTATTGAGCATAAAGGAAGGAGAATTCGTAAACCCAATTTTGTCTTAGTCCAAAATGAAAAAATAGACCATCTTCTTCAATCAGTGGTTTCCTGA
- the LOC115705231 gene encoding inactive protein kinase SELMODRAFT_444075: MKQKGVKDSKDKGNGNGFDECGKMVVVAVKASKEISKAGLVWALTHVVQPGDCLKLLVVTPSYSSSKRIWDISRFIGDCTNSHKSFSGNTTEEKNDIVDSCSKMVIQLHDVYDSEKVKIRIKIVSSSLSGAVAVEAKRIHSTWVILDKQLKCEKKFCLEELQCNIVVMKRSGAEILRLSFANSPKMEPDTSCSLSPELEASPDHLNNKLEMSRGPTVTPATSPEEESPLTRTDVGTTSISSSSDPEASPFLPYGIRGILKKEFPFIREKNKNRTEFDSETNNEKQCSDFTTSYYQPWLTNFISASGELSKPLIEGSERFYDKSLMSTYGALLENLSKLEKEPDIGMLNYKLDLNLSRSVREAISLCRSAPPGPPPLCSICQHKGPVFGNPPRWFTYNELELATGGFSQANFLAEGGFGSVYRGVLPDGQVVAVKQHKLASSQGDIEFCSEVEVLSCAQHRNVVMLIGLCVENGRRMLVYEYICNGSLDSHLYGQDQNPLEWSARKKIAVGAARGLRYLHEECRVGCIVHRDMRPNNILLTHDFEPLVGDFGLARWQPDGGKGVETRVIGTFGYLAPEYAQSGQITEKADVYSFGVVLVELVTGRKAVDINRPKGQQCLTEWARPLLEKLSVDVLVDPRLTNNYSKEEVCNVLQCASLCIRRDPHCRPRMSQVLRILEGDTDVNYSMINCE; this comes from the exons ATGAAGCAGAAGGGTGTCAAGGATTCCAAGGATAAGGGAAATGGTAATGGTTTTGATGAGTGTGGAAAAATGGTGGTGGTTGCTGTTAAAGCATCTAAGGAGATTTCAAAGGCTGGTCTAGTTTGGGCTTTGACTCATGTTGTGCAGCCTGGTGATTGCCTTAAGCTGCTGGTTGTTACTCCTTCTTATAGCTCAA GTAAGAGGATATGGGATATATCAAGATTCATAGGTGATTGCACCAATAGTCACAAATCTTTCTCAGGAAACACTACAGAGGAAAAGAATGACATAGTAGATTCATGCTCTAAGATGGTGATTCAACTCCATGATGTTTATGATTCAGAAAAG GTAAAGATTAGGATAAAAATTGTCTCGAGTTCGTTATCTGGTGCAGTTGCAGTTGAAGCCAAGAGAATTCACTCAACTTGGGTTATTTTGGATAA ACAATTGAAATGTGAGAAGAAATTCTGCTTGGAAGAGCTTCAGTGTAACATTGTAGTGATGAAGCGATCTGGAGCAGAGATTCTTCGTCTGAGCTTTGCCAATTCTCCAAAAATGGAACCTGATACGAGCTGCTCTTTATCACCCGAATTAGAAGCTTCTCCAGATCACTTGAACAACAAACTTGAAATGTCTAGAGGGCCGACTGTAACTCCTGCTACTAGTCCAGAAGAAGAGTCACCTCTAACTAGAACTGATGTTGGCACAACATCAATATCAAGCTCTTCAGATCCAGAGGCTTCTCCATTTCTGCCTTATGGAATCCGCGGGATCCTTAAGAAGGAGTTTCCATTTATTCGTGAAAAGAATAAAAACCGGACTGAATTTGATTCTGAGACAAACAATGAAAAGCAATGTTCTGATTTCACAACTTCATATTACCAGCCATGGTTGACAAATTTCATCAGTGCTAGTGGTGAATTGTCGAAACCTTTGATAGAAGGTTCAGAAAGATTTTATGACAAGTCTTTGATGTCCACTTATGGAGCATTGCTGGAGAATTTGTCTAAATTGGAAAAAGAGCCTGATATAGGGATGCTTAATTACAAGCTTGATTTGAACTTGAGCAGAAGTGTGAGAGAAGCAATTTCGTTGTGTAGAAGCGCGCCTCCTGGTCCTCCTCCTTTGTGCTCTATATGTCAGCACAAGGGACCTGTGTTTGGAAACCCTCCTAGATGGTTCACTTATAACGAACTAGAACTTGCCACGGGTGGATTTTCACAAGCGAATTTCTTGGCTGAAGGTGGATTTGGTTCTGTATATAGAGGTGTTTTGCCAGATGGGCAGGTAGTTGCAGTTAAACAACATAAATTAGCTAGCTCTCAAGGTGACATAGAGTTTTGCTCTGAAGTCGAGGTCTTAAGTTGTGCACAACATCGCAATGTCGTGATGCTTATTGGGCTTTGTGTGGAAAATGGAAGAAGGATGCTAGTTTATGAGTATATTTGCAATGGATCTTTGGATTCTCATCTTTATG GACAAGATCAAAATCCCTTGGAGTGGTCTGCAAGAAAGAAGATTGCAGTTGGAGCAGCCCGAGGGTTGAGATACCTACACGAAGAGTGTAGAGTGGGCTGCATTGTTCATCGCGACATGAGACCTAACAATATCCTTCTCACCCATGATTTTGAACCATTA GTTGGAGATTTCGGACTAGCAAGGTGGCAACCAGATGGAGGCAAAGGGGTCGAAACCAGAGTAATTGGGACATTTGG ATACTTGGCTCCAGAATATGCTCAAAGTGGACAAATCACAGAAAAGGCTGATGTGTATTCCTTTGGGGTTGTACTGGTTGAGCTTGTGACAGGAAGGAAAGCTGTGGACATTAACCGGCCTAAAGGCCAGCAATGCCTTACTGAATGG GCAAGGCCCTTACTAGAAAAACTTTCAGTTGATGTACTTGTAGACCCGCGCCTAACCAACAATTACTCGAAAGAAGAGGTTTGCAACGTGCTGCAATGTGCCTCCTTATGCATCAGAAGAGACCCTCATTGCAGGCCTCGGATGTCTCAG GTCCTTCGGATTTTGGAAGGTGACACTGATGTGAATTATTCTATGATCAACTGTGAGTAA